A single region of the Phycisphaerae bacterium genome encodes:
- a CDS encoding sigma-54-dependent Fis family transcriptional regulator, which produces MVTLEENAVRPLGGSNPGFAGVPETGELDDVLRGLPGLQTVLKTIRDLAGLEVPVLIQGEPGVGVDFVAREIHNLSQRRLRPFIVVSCAGVSESNLANQLWGYDKGAFPGATADHPGLFELADGGTVSFEEVRDIPFGLQIQLARMMRTCETARIAQSQSRRVNVRLVFGTKFNLVEETASGRVDADLLYRIRVAQIQLPPLRERLGDVASLAAFCLHQSRLLPEKPLPNLSDEAMGVLLRYSWPGNMTELQSAIQFAALRCKGSTITAADLPPEMRVTRGTPRHLSPAKQEKERFRAAMGAAKGNRTLAARLLGISRATLYRRLKELGLATRGQAARGVSCRTHMRPP; this is translated from the coding sequence ATGGTCACACTGGAAGAAAACGCCGTTCGCCCCCTCGGCGGCTCGAATCCTGGCTTTGCAGGTGTGCCCGAGACAGGTGAACTCGATGACGTGCTCCGTGGCCTGCCCGGCTTGCAGACAGTGCTCAAGACGATCCGGGATTTGGCCGGGCTCGAGGTGCCGGTTCTCATCCAGGGAGAGCCCGGAGTGGGGGTCGATTTCGTTGCCCGCGAGATACACAACCTCAGCCAACGGCGCCTTCGCCCATTCATCGTTGTCTCATGTGCAGGCGTCTCGGAATCCAACTTGGCAAATCAGCTCTGGGGGTACGACAAAGGGGCCTTCCCCGGGGCGACCGCGGACCATCCGGGTCTTTTCGAGTTGGCTGACGGGGGCACCGTCTCCTTCGAAGAAGTCCGCGATATCCCCTTCGGCCTGCAGATTCAGTTGGCCCGCATGATGAGAACGTGTGAGACTGCCCGGATCGCCCAGTCCCAGTCTCGCCGAGTGAACGTCCGGCTCGTTTTTGGCACGAAGTTCAACCTGGTCGAGGAGACCGCCAGCGGGCGGGTCGACGCAGACTTGCTCTATCGGATACGGGTCGCCCAGATTCAGTTGCCTCCGCTACGCGAGCGGCTCGGCGACGTCGCTTCGCTCGCGGCGTTCTGCCTCCATCAGAGCCGCCTCTTGCCCGAAAAGCCCCTGCCCAACTTGAGCGACGAAGCCATGGGCGTCCTTTTACGCTACTCCTGGCCCGGCAACATGACGGAACTGCAGAGCGCCATCCAGTTCGCGGCCCTCCGGTGCAAGGGATCCACGATCACGGCCGCAGACCTCCCCCCGGAGATGCGCGTTACCCGCGGTACGCCGCGTCACCTCAGCCCCGCAAAGCAGGAGAAAGAACGCTTCCGAGCGGCCATGGGGGCGGCCAAGGGTAACCGAACACTGGCGGCCAGACTGCTCGGAATCAGCCGGGCGACGCTTTACCGTCGCCTGAAGGAACTCGGGCTCGCGACGCGCGGGCAGGCAGCCAGGGGCGTCTCATGCCGTACACATATGAGACCTCCGTAA
- a CDS encoding DUF11 domain-containing protein: MKVRHAWKVVFGIGLSVAVGIGLGCRESMPHSLTWPVTGDTVPTHPKPPEGGYHKDWDPYAATIELTPATDVNPVRTQHVLVATVKDKEGKPLPNRRVEWIISNGSVGDIVEVDESGFRASRGYKVDNHFAVSHTNNFAHVLDRGNNDASDDIHLTPGQTWCVVTSPVEGDTHVVAYAPGIYAWDKHKVFAVKHWYDVKWEWPPAATNPTGTTHQFVTKVMKYSDDSPLPGYVVNYKITGGPAGTFDPGGGTTASVRTDEQGIAAVTLKQVKPEAGTNDVAIEIIRPDNLQCCKPAVLIATGATQKIWVAPQIGIKKSAPATAMVNDQFRYDIVVSSLSQVPANEVVVTDTIPDGIDYVSSQPEARVSGKTLTWSLGTMAAGAQATIAVEVKATRTGKFTNCAEVTAAQGLSARDCADTVVTAPALALEKQCPGEVVLCEIIPYTFVVTNKGDGPATNVKVSDTLPDGLTTEDGKTSIVMDVGDLPAGQAKKFTVNVKANKPGQYNNKATATADKGLSAEAGCSTVVRQPTLVVTKTGPGERYVGRPVPFEITVTNNGDAVARDTVLTDPLPAGTEFIEASDGGQFSGGKVTWNLGTLEPNASKKVTVTLRATTRGEIKNTATAQAFCAQAGADAALPIKGVPAILLEVVDDPDPIEVGGNTTYTIEVTNQGSADDTNIVVKCTLPDEEEFVSGDGATKGTAEGKVVTFAPVSLLAPKAKVTFRVVVKGVKEGDVRFKTTMTSDNLKIAPVEETESTHIY; encoded by the coding sequence ATGAAGGTCAGACACGCATGGAAAGTGGTGTTCGGAATAGGCCTATCTGTTGCCGTAGGGATCGGCCTGGGGTGTCGGGAGTCGATGCCCCATTCGCTCACCTGGCCGGTCACGGGAGATACCGTGCCGACGCATCCCAAACCGCCGGAAGGTGGGTATCACAAGGACTGGGATCCGTATGCGGCCACCATTGAGCTCACGCCGGCTACCGACGTGAACCCGGTCAGAACCCAGCACGTTCTTGTCGCGACGGTGAAGGACAAGGAAGGCAAACCGCTCCCGAATCGGCGCGTCGAGTGGATCATCTCCAACGGCAGCGTCGGCGACATCGTCGAAGTCGACGAGAGCGGGTTCCGCGCCAGCCGCGGCTACAAGGTCGACAACCACTTCGCCGTCTCGCATACCAACAACTTCGCCCATGTCCTGGATCGCGGCAATAACGACGCGTCCGATGACATCCACCTGACGCCCGGTCAGACGTGGTGCGTGGTCACCTCGCCCGTGGAGGGCGACACCCACGTCGTGGCCTATGCGCCGGGAATCTATGCCTGGGACAAGCACAAAGTCTTCGCCGTCAAGCATTGGTACGACGTCAAGTGGGAGTGGCCACCGGCGGCAACCAACCCAACCGGTACCACCCATCAGTTCGTGACCAAGGTCATGAAGTACTCAGATGATTCGCCGCTGCCTGGCTACGTGGTCAACTACAAGATCACCGGCGGGCCGGCAGGTACGTTTGATCCGGGTGGCGGCACCACGGCGTCGGTCAGGACCGACGAGCAGGGCATCGCCGCCGTCACCCTCAAGCAGGTCAAGCCTGAGGCGGGAACCAACGACGTCGCAATCGAGATCATCCGGCCAGATAACCTCCAGTGCTGCAAGCCGGCTGTCCTGATCGCCACCGGGGCTACCCAGAAGATCTGGGTGGCGCCGCAGATCGGCATCAAGAAGTCCGCGCCGGCAACCGCAATGGTCAACGATCAGTTCAGGTATGACATCGTCGTGTCCAGCCTGTCCCAGGTGCCCGCGAACGAGGTCGTCGTGACCGACACCATTCCGGACGGCATCGACTACGTCTCCAGTCAGCCGGAAGCCCGCGTCAGCGGTAAGACGCTGACTTGGTCTCTCGGCACGATGGCCGCCGGCGCACAGGCCACCATCGCTGTCGAAGTCAAGGCCACCAGAACCGGTAAGTTCACCAACTGTGCCGAAGTGACCGCCGCTCAGGGACTGTCAGCCCGCGACTGCGCGGACACCGTCGTGACCGCCCCGGCGCTCGCTCTTGAGAAGCAGTGCCCAGGAGAAGTGGTGCTCTGCGAGATCATCCCCTACACCTTCGTCGTGACCAACAAGGGTGATGGCCCGGCCACGAACGTGAAGGTCAGCGATACCCTTCCCGATGGGCTGACCACCGAGGATGGCAAGACCTCCATTGTGATGGACGTTGGCGATCTGCCTGCCGGACAGGCCAAGAAGTTCACCGTCAACGTCAAGGCCAATAAGCCTGGCCAGTACAACAACAAGGCTACGGCGACCGCCGACAAGGGACTGTCCGCCGAGGCCGGCTGCTCGACCGTGGTCCGCCAGCCAACCCTGGTCGTGACCAAGACCGGTCCGGGCGAACGGTACGTCGGACGTCCGGTGCCCTTCGAGATCACCGTGACCAACAACGGCGATGCAGTCGCTCGCGACACCGTCCTGACCGACCCGCTGCCCGCTGGCACCGAGTTCATCGAAGCCAGCGACGGCGGCCAGTTCTCCGGCGGAAAGGTAACCTGGAACCTCGGTACCCTCGAGCCCAACGCCTCGAAGAAGGTCACCGTCACCCTCAGGGCAACCACACGCGGCGAGATCAAGAACACCGCGACCGCCCAGGCCTTCTGTGCCCAGGCCGGGGCTGATGCGGCGCTTCCTATCAAGGGCGTCCCGGCGATCCTCCTCGAGGTAGTCGATGACCCAGACCCAATCGAGGTGGGCGGCAACACAACCTACACCATCGAGGTCACCAACCAAGGCTCCGCCGATGACACCAACATCGTCGTCAAGTGCACCTTGCCCGACGAAGAGGAGTTCGTATCCGGCGATGGGGCCACCAAGGGAACCGCTGAGGGTAAGGTCGTGACCTTCGCTCCAGTGTCTTTGCTGGCCCCCAAGGCCAAGGTCACCTTCCGCGTCGTCGTCAAGGGCGTAAAGGAAGGCGACGTGCGGTTCAAGACGACCATGACCAGCGATAACCTGAAGATCGCCCCGGTTGAGGAAACCGAGAGCACGCATATCTACTGA
- a CDS encoding LEA type 2 family protein, whose amino-acid sequence MMRTSTRLSVILLVGLAAGCSTAKRPEVRAVNVAIKSIDFSGVGTVFNVEVYNPYPVRVKKPKLQYRMDIAGTEFIRAEHSTDIDLPASGVGTMPLPVQLDYSRLRAAFARLRDASEVPYRLHGAILATGLDYPWDVPLDHEGTLPILRLPSFSAARVRFADASLTGARVALEVDVHNPNICDLGFAEVSYSLSFGPVPVGRVQASALGNLAPRSIGRLSLVGEITAAGILSQLARGEKLGGFVMAWSGTVQTPYGRVTLQPGQLGIKP is encoded by the coding sequence ATGATGCGCACGTCCACACGGCTTTCGGTCATCCTCCTCGTCGGCTTGGCCGCGGGATGCTCTACCGCGAAGCGACCGGAAGTCCGCGCCGTGAACGTCGCCATCAAAAGCATCGATTTCAGTGGTGTCGGAACGGTCTTCAACGTCGAGGTCTACAACCCTTACCCCGTTCGGGTCAAGAAACCGAAACTCCAGTATAGGATGGATATCGCCGGGACGGAGTTCATCCGCGCCGAACACTCGACCGACATCGACTTGCCCGCCAGCGGCGTGGGCACCATGCCGCTTCCAGTCCAATTGGACTATTCACGATTGCGGGCAGCCTTTGCCCGCCTGAGGGATGCCAGCGAAGTCCCCTATCGGCTCCACGGCGCGATCCTGGCCACGGGTCTCGATTACCCTTGGGATGTCCCCTTGGATCATGAGGGGACGCTTCCGATCCTGCGCCTGCCGTCGTTCTCGGCCGCCCGAGTGCGATTCGCCGATGCTTCCCTGACCGGCGCAAGGGTCGCCTTGGAGGTCGACGTCCACAACCCCAACATCTGCGATCTCGGCTTTGCCGAGGTCAGCTACAGCCTGTCCTTCGGCCCCGTCCCGGTTGGTCGCGTTCAGGCGTCGGCCCTCGGCAATCTGGCGCCTCGATCCATCGGCAGGCTGTCGTTGGTGGGCGAGATCACAGCTGCTGGAATACTGAGCCAATTGGCTCGAGGCGAAAAACTGGGAGGGTTCGTCATGGCGTGGTCGGGTACCGTCCAGACACCCTACGGCAGGGTGACACTCCAACCCGGCCAGCTGGGGATCAAGCCCTGA